From a single Eremothecium sinecaudum strain ATCC 58844 chromosome III, complete sequence genomic region:
- the BNI1 gene encoding formin BNI1 (Syntenic homolog of Ashbya gossypii AFR669W; Syntenic homolog of Saccharomyces cerevisiae YNL271C (BNI1)) encodes MKRSNTSSKSSKGQSNARYSNFNVPASSGGASSSGSLLSNILKLGSSSQSLQGRIATSDISAPKNVTLPSTLDLSNAKPLSKANTFHSHTSSNTTDELIHGSSRSVSGVSSNSPSKYLFSRRSSQWSNDKIQTHMPQQSLTRQPTNQSNTSGSSITMSMLHKVADADGNLVLERPSNPQEIEDMYQELLIKRHIPQSISSQGHRELMAYDLDKKWLMIKQDLQSEYKKMKNNYPTAASWENSTPGTLVKSSPRGSLQSSNASMNVSQNSGKALSVYDPSNLSPDYYVRKIISDRITSQELNDLWISLRTESIDWVIGFIEAQGQVAISNRIMQFVQRDLTDVATDSSAFERETAYYKCLKVLIHLREGFQEAVRSRLVINAVAEGLLSTRLSTRRIATETLLYMLSDDELKTAHSELDATMPVLAALDQDSKYSSNLHIRLRIQELEKRGSMPNGRADHHAFGKKVEQWMYVLEYTLDGRGKMGSLVGASDEYKHGENSVLEYLLYSMILVNLLCSSNPDVSERNLLRSRLKSCGLSRIIKKMELLKYPALENEVRKFEDATLDDYDLLMSKTTMDAEVDINDPKSLWENFWGKHKGTEAEVHLLSLMQHLFLWSSRAFSEDSDPAEGNKQLKLLDVLVSNIAFSSIDTESGFNGAIQRLYDAMQTDEVARRAILETRELTKRFEEVKAERDRLELKLAEAENGLVGQLQGDVSQLETLLEKRTRVMDRMKAELDELKKKNLLEKHAHEVELRKMLTLLNSKPSYVSNDSDNIDEDINLPPSSSKAEKKMAIQKALQARLKQTESDLTRDSKRLGTVPVPNSRLKLLRSKMDDIEKEARLLEMTNFADVNNPQEPSSPQKTHLKRELADLRRRLVQIQQESNDISRFNIQETVNELFTEKSLKALERLRELENNFKFDFNFNLDGPSAESGNQTGPDKNTSSEEPKQLNAAELDAKIGQMTELLQGLYKLKSEIYTGCTDISTTTSTDEYATDINSGISSTVENSPSSSSNRSPGYRVLKKASVNSKTSDVNEDDEDEAYYDTSVTTVNKSEHTTDTAQGNSFLDSLSQKYGTGTNKNTGNTVGGDGKSGLREGGPNYRNDLNKRMSFINRMKRTATVASTTYLDELTQKVAPGNESVSPEREDSPTTEEKRLETVGEGINSKTISAHADNGEANEKTESAEELVEESEVAVSISDSGLKSSIIETVPQASSIPPPPPPPPMFLNISKPMEAESEKNLEEKSSQSTSQGPPPPPPPPPPPPPPPLPQILRKASDLSTGDQQETPQVISQTVSSGGGPPPPPPPPPPPPPGGGNYKGTPSPMLPQSPSLFERYPRPKKKLKQLHWEKIDDPDNSIWKNARAEKVADDLYEKGVLAELEKAFAAREIKSLMNRKKDENTKVTFLSRDVSQQFGINLHLYSSLPPSDVITKILKCDREFLNTQSAVEFLSKPEIVQVSVNMARNFAPYTTDWEGVTSVEKAKSPEKDPNELQRADQIYLGLIVNLQGYWGSRMRALKLVTTYEKDFNDLISKLRSLDAAVNAIQKSENLRNVFDVILAVGNYMNDTSKQAQGFKLSTLQRLTFIKDDKNSMTFLNYVEKIIRTNYPSYNLFLQELEPVMHVVKVSIEQLASDCREFISVVNNVERSLEIGNLSDSSKFHPEDRIVAKVLPALPDAKKKALILGDEVQLSLMEFETLMKRFGEDSEDKFTKNSFFKKFADFITEYKRAQEFNKKLEEEELAYERRKIMIEEQQKKARNNTNGDRQNSAGSTPSNVMGDDRDVMDKLLEKLKNARPSKVDPSSARKRALARKKLLDGKKSDSVLDGIPADDCNSSFSEVGDGTSCPSGQTSEQIFSANVSVSSEGQSEKEPAADTSDRARLLLSELRSSDISDDRKLMLNEHKEKMRRLRTRKLQGVVDLNSTSTSEIPDDNSVDNSDNMKSEPAADDAPVDISNEDNNEQLVEAMTG; translated from the coding sequence ATGAAGAGATCAAATACTTCTTCGAAGTCGTCAAAAGGCCAGTCCAATGCTAGATATTCAAACTTTAACGTGCCAGCATCTTCAGGTGGTGCTTCAAGCTCTGGTAGTTTACTGTCGAATATTCTAAAGCTGGGTAGTTCCTCGCAGTCTTTACAGGGCAGAATAGCTACGTCTGATATATCAGCTCCTAAAAATGTGACATTGCCTTCGACTCTTGATCTATCTAATGCAAAACCGTTGAGTAAAGCTAATACGTTCCATTCACATACCTCATCCAATACTACAGACGAACTGATACATGGATCATCGCGCTCAGTTTCGGGGGTTTCGTCAAATTCACCATCCAAATATTTATTTTCAAGGAGGTCTTCACAGTGGTCCAACGATAAAATACAGACACATATGCCACAGCAATCTCTTACACGACAACCAACCAATCAGTCCAACACGTCTGGTTCATCGATTACAATGTCGATGCTGCATAAAGTTGCCGATGCTGACGGTAATCTAGTATTAGAAAGGCCGTCTAATCCTCAGGAGATTGAGGACATGTATCAAGAGCTACTAATCAAAAGACATATTCCACAATCTATTTCTAGCCAGGGGCATCGGGAATTAATGGCATACGATCTGGACAAGAAGTGGTTGATGATCAAACAAGACTTGCAGTCCGAATACAAAAAGATGAAGAACAACTATCCAACAGCCGCGTCGTGGGAGAACTCTACGCCGGGAACATTGGTTAAGTCATCACCGAGAGGTAGTCTGCAGTCTTCAAATGCATCCATGAATGTGTCACAAAATAGCGGTAAAGCTTTATCTGTATATGATCCGTCAAATCTATCACCGGACTACTACGTTAGAAAGATTATATCTGATCGCATTACATCTCAAGAACTAAATGATCTATGGATTTCTTTAAGAACTGAAAGTATTGACTGGGTTATAGGTTTCATTGAGGCACAAGGTCAAGTTGCGATTTCAAATAGAATAATGCAATTTGTGCAACGAGATTTGACGGACGTGGCAACAGACAGCAGTGCATTTGAGAGGGAAACAGCATATTACAAATGTCTTAAGGTACTTATACATCTACGAGAAGGGTTTCAAGAAGCTGTCAGGTCGCGACTTGTCATTAACGCCGTTGCAGAAGGCTTGTTATCAACGCGACTCTCGACTAGAAGGATTGCCACGGAAACTCTTTTATACATGCTTTCAGACGATGAACTAAAAACAGCACATTCTGAACTGGATGCCACTATGCCTGTTCTTGCGGCCTTGGACCAAGACTCAAAGTATAGTTCAAATCTTCATATCCGGCTACGTATTCAGGAGTTGGAGAAGCGGGGTTCTATGCCGAATGGTAGGGCAGACCATCATGCTTTTGGCAAGAAGGTAGAACAATGGATGTACGTCTTGGAATATACCTTAGATGGTAGAGGTAAAATGGGCTCTCTTGTTGGTGCATCTGATGAGTATAAGCATGGTGAAAACTCGGTTTTGGAATACTTATTATACTCGATGATCCTTGTTAACCTATTGTGTTCCTCTAATCCTGATGTTAGCGAGAGAAATCTGTTAAGATCTCGGTTGAAGAGTTGTGGTCTATCTAGGATTATAAAAAAAATGGAGCTCTTAAAGTATCCCGCATTGGAAAATGAAGTTCGCAAGTTTGAGGATGCTACCTTGGATGACTATGACTTATTAATGTCGAAGACAACTATGGATGCAGAGGTTGATATTAATGATCCAAAATCGTTATGGGAAAACTTTTGGGGGAAACATAAAGGTACAGAAGCCGAAGTACATCTTCTATCCTTAATGCAGCATCTATTTTTATGGAGTAGTCGAGCGTTTTCTGAAGATAGCGATCCCGCAGAAGGTAACAAACAGTTGAAGTTGTTGGATGTTTTGGTTTCTAACATTGCCTTTTCATCTATTGACACTGAATCGGGATTTAATGGTGCGATACAACGACTATACGACGCTATGCAAACAGATGAAGTTGCACGTCGCGCGATTCTGGAAACAAGAGAACTGACTAAGAGATTTGAAGAGGTAAAAGCAGAGCGTGATCGGTTGGAATTGAAGCTAGCAGAGGCAGAAAATGGTCTTGTTGGTCAGCTTCAAGGTGACGTGAGCCAGCTCGAAACTCTTTTAGAAAAGCGTACGCGTGTCATGGATCGGATGAAGGCTGAATTGgatgaattgaagaaaaagaaTCTACTGGAAAAGCATGCGCACGAAGTTGAGTTGCGTAAAATGCTAACACTATTAAATTCGAAGCCTTCGTATGTTAGTAACGATTCAgataatattgatgaggaTATCAATTTACCACCATCCTCATCAAAGGCAGAGAAAAAAATGGCCATTCAAAAGGCGTTGCAAGCAAGACTAAAACAAACAGAAAGTGATCTGACAAGAGATTCCAAACGATTAGGGACAGTTCCTGTGCCTAATAGCCGATTAAAACTTCTGCGATCAAAAATGGATGATATAGAAAAGGAAGCTCGGCTACTTGAAATGACAAACTTTGCAGATGTTAACAATCCTCAAGAACCATCATCTCCTCAGAAAACTCACTTAAAACGTGAATTGGCAGATTTAAGACGAAGACTGGTTCAAATCCAACAAGAAAGTAATGATATATCCAGATTTAATATACAGGAAACGGTTAATGAGCTGTTTACAGAGAAAAGTTTAAAGGCATTGGAACGCCTGCGTGAACTTGAGAATAACTTTAAATTTGATTTCAATTTCAACTTAGATGGGCCTTCTGCGGAATCTGGGAATCAAACAGGCCCAGATAAGAATACCTCAAGCGAAGAACCCAAACAACTGAACGCAGCAGAATTAGATGCTAAGATTGGACAAATGACAGAACTGTTGCAAGGACTGTATAAACTAAAAAGTGAGATATACACCGGTTGTACCGATATTTCTACAACTACTTCCACAGATGAATATGCAACGGACATTAACTCAGGTATTTCGAGTACGGTGGAGAATTCACCAAGCTCTTCCTCAAATAGATCACCAGGCTATAGGGTATTGAAGAAAGCTTCTGTCAATTCCAAAACCTCGGATGTTAACGAGGATGATGAGGACGAAGCTTACTATGACACTTCTGTGACTACCGTGAATAAAAGTGAACACACTACAGACACTGCACAAGGTAATAGCTTTTTGGATAGCCTATCCCAAAAGTATGGAACTGGAACTAATAAAAACACGGGAAATACTGTAGGTGGCGATGGGAAATCTGGCTTACGTGAAGGTGGTCCAAATTATAGAAATGATCTCAATAAGAGGATGTCATTTATTAATAGAATGAAAAGAACTGCCACGGTTGCTTCGACAACTTATTTAGATGAGCTAACGCAGAAGGTGGCACCTGGAAACGAATCAGTGAGCCCTGAAAGAGAGGATAGTCCTACCACAGAGGAAAAACGTTTAGAAACTGTTGGTGAAGGTATAAATTCAAAAACTATTTCTGCTCATGCTGATAATGGCGAAGCAAATGAGAAAACTGAGAGTGCAGAGGAGCTTGTGGAAGAGTCTGAGGTTGCGGTGTCCATCAGTGATTCCGGATTGAAGTCTTCCATTATTGAAACTGTTCCACAAGCATCTTCTATACCACCCCCTCCGCCTCCTCCTCCTATGTTCTTGAATATATCAAAGCCTATGGAAGCTGAAAGTGAAAAGAATTTGGAAGAAAAGTCTTCACAATCCACCTCCCAGGGTCCTCCTCCTccaccaccaccaccacctcctcctcctcctcctccttTACCTCAAATTCTACGTAAAGCATCCGATTTGAGTACTGGAGATCAACAAGAAACCCCACAAGTCATATCACAAACAGTATCATCAGGTGGAGGTCCTCCTCCTCCGCCACCTCCACCACCTCCCCCTCCACCAGGTGGTGGTAATTATAAGGGAACCCCATCTCCTATGCTGCCACAGTCGCCCTCGCTGTTTGAAAGATATCCAAGaccaaagaagaagctaaaGCAGCTACATTGGGAGAAAATTGATGATCCAGATAATTCCATCTGGAAAAACGCAAGGGCCGAAAAAGTCGCAGACGATCTATATGAAAAAGGTGTGTTGGCTGAACTTGAGAAGGCATTTGCTGCAAGGGAGATTAAATCACTTATGAATAGAAAGAAGGACGAAAACACCAAAGTTACATTCCTCTCTAGGGACGTGTCGCAGCAATTCGGGATTAATTTACATCTGTATTCATCATTACCTCCATCTGATGTTATTACGAAGATATTGAAGTGTGATCGGGAATTTTTAAACACTCAAAGTGCAGTTGAATTCTTATCCAAACCGGAAATTGTACAGGTCTCGGTCAATATGGCCAGGAATTTTGCACCTTATACTACCGATTGGGAAGGTGTAACTTCTGTAGAGAAAGCTAAATCTCCAGAAAAGGATCCTAACGAATTGCAGCGTGCCGATCAAATATATTTGGGTCTAATAGTTAATTTACAAGGGTATTGGGGCTCACGGATGCGGGCCTTAAAGTTGGTAACAACATATGAAAAGGATTTCAATGATCTTATATCAAAGTTACGGAGTTTGGATGCTGCAGTTAACGCAATTCAAAAATCTGAAAACTTGCGTAATGTTTTCGATGTTATTTTAGCGGTGGGTAATTACATGAACGATACCTCTAAACAGGCTCAAGGTTTTAAACTAAGTACTCTCCAAAGATTAACGTTCATCAAAGACGATAAAAATAGCATGACATTTTTGAACTACGTGGAGAAAATTATTAGAACTAATTACCCAAGCTATAATCTGTTTTTACAAGAATTAGAGCCTGTTATGCATGTTGTTAAGGTCTCTATAGAACAGCTCGCAAGTGATTGTAGAGAGTTCATATCGGTTGTTAACAATGTGGAAAGATCACTCGAAATTGGGAATTTGAGCGACTCTTCCAAATTCCACCCTGAAGACAGAATAGTTGCGAAAGTGCTTCCAGCTCTTCCTGATGCCAAGAAAAAGGCATTAATTTTAGGAGACGAAGTTCAATTGTCTTTAATGGAATTTGAAACGCTGATGAAGCGATTTGGAGAGGACTCAGAGGACAAGTTCACTAAGAACTCGTTCTTTAAAAAGTTCGCCGATTTTATAACAGAATACAAGAGGGCACAAGAGTTTAATAAAAAATTGGAAGAAGAGGAACTTGCATACGAGAGACGAAAGATAATGATAGAAGAACAGCAAAAGAAAGCTAGAAATAACACAAACGGGGATCGACAAAACAGCGCCGGTAGCACCCCCTCAAATGTAATGGGTGACGATAGAGACGTAATGGACAAGCTTCTGGAAAAGCTAAAGAATGCACGACCTTCCAAGGTGGACCCTTCGTCCGCCAGAAAACGCGCTCTAGCGAGAAAGAAGTTGCTGGACGGAAAAAAGAGTGATTCCGTCCTAGACGGAATCCCAGCTGACGACTGTAACAGTAGCTTCTCGGAGGTAGGAGATGGCACTAGCTGTCCCTCCGGTCAAACTTCAGAGCAAATTTTCTCGGCTAACGTATCAGTCTCCTCCGAAGGCCAGTCTGAAAAGGAACCAGCTGCTGATACGTCCGATAGAGCCCGTTTACTACTATCAGAATTAAGAAGCTCCGACATCTCCGATGATAGAAAGCTAATGCTCAATGAGCACAAGGAGAAAATGAGACGTCTACGTACGAGAAAACTGCAAGGAGTTGTAGACTTAAATTCTACATCGACCTCAGAGATACCTGACGACAACTCAGTGGACAATTCTGATAATATGAAGAGTGAACCAGCCGCCGACGACGCTCCAGTAGACATATCAAATGAGGACAATAACGAACAACTTGTCGAAGCTATGACAGGGTAG
- the ALP1 gene encoding arginine permease ALP1 (Syntenic homolog of Ashbya gossypii AFR668W; Syntenic homolog of Saccharomyces cerevisiae YEL063C (CAN1) and YNL270C (ALP1)), whose product MVESIELNPYNGVAYNGDSSATSDESKHRKSVKNDDFKYSQDICSENGSMYGKLHTSEVKRELKARHISMISLGGTIGTGLFISTRVPLSQAGPVGSLIAYIFMGTIAYFVTQSLGEMATFIPVTSSFTVFSKRFLSPALGATSGYLYWFSWCVTFALELSVIGELIRYWTTAVPLAVWITVFWVLLAGLNMFPVKYYGEIEFWVASVKVVSILGFILYAFIMVCGGGPNGTFGFRYWKDPGPFGTGIISSNLGEARFLSWVSSLIKAAFTYQGTELVGITAGESKNPRKAVPRAINQVFFRILFFYILSLLFIGLLIPYDDPRLLASDDTDMNSSPFVISIKNAGTKILPDIFNAVILVTIISAGNSNVYIASRVLYGLSSNNLAPKIFTKTNKSGVPYFSVLVSAAFGVLAYLNVSDHAVKAFDWLVNITAVAGFFTWLLISLSHIRFMQVLKDRGISRNDLPFKANLMPWGAYYSSFFIVVIILTQGMEAFAPKFSFPDFIAYYISLFIFIVCFVIFQFFVFRNRIIHTKDDVDIDTDRREIDDMVWIEDETPKTIWGKIWKIIT is encoded by the coding sequence ATGGTGGAATCGATTGAACTTAATCCGTATAACGGTGTAGCATATAATGGCGATTCGTCAGCCACATCTGATGAGTCTAAGCATAGAAAGAGCGTAAAAAATGATGATTTCAAGTATAGCCAGGATATTTGCAGTGAGAATGGGTCTATGTATGGGAAGCTGCATACTAGCGAGGTTAAGCGTGAGCTAAAAGCCAGGCATATTTCTATGATATCACTAGGTGGTACCATAGGGACTGGTCTTTTCATTAGTACAAGAGTTCCATTATCGCAGGCCGGTCCGGTAGGTTCGCTAATAGCATATATTTTTATGGGGACGATAGCGTATTTTGTCACGCAGTCCTTGGGAGAAATGGCGACCTTTATTCCGGTAACGTCTTCCTTCACCGTGTTCTCGAAGAGATTCCTATCTCCAGCACTGGGTGCTACAAGTGGCTACTTATACTGGTTTTCGTGGTGTGTGACATTCGCATTGGAGCTATCAGTGATAGGGGAACTAATACGGTACTGGACAACAGCGGTTCCTTTAGCTGTGTGGATTACGGTATTCTGGGTGTTGCTAGCAGGTTTGAACATGTTTCCTGTGAAATACTACGGAGAAATTGAATTCTGGGTAGCGTCGGTGAAAGTGGTGTCCATTCTAGGTTTTATCTTATATGCGTTTATCATGGTGTGCGGCGGAGGTCCAAACGGCACATTTGGGTTCCGTTACTGGAAGGACCCGGGACCATTTGGTACCGGTATTATCTCGAGCAACCTTGGAGAGGCTAGGTTCCTCAGTTGGGTATCTTCGCTTATTAAAGCTGCCTTTACGTACCAGGGAACCGAGTTGGTTGGTATCACTGCTGGTGAGTCCAAGAACCCTCGTAAGGCTGTTCCACGTGCAATTAACCAGGTCTTTTTCAGGATTTTATTTTTCTACATCTTATCGTTGTTGTTCATTGGTCTTTTAATTCCATACGATGATCCACGCTTGTTAGCATCCGACGATACAGACATGAACTCTTCTCCATTTGTCATTTCCATTAAGAACGCAGGAACGAAGATCTTACCGGACATTTTCAATGCCGTTATTTTGGTGACGATTATCTCTGCCGGTAACTCCAATGTGTACATAGCGTCCCGTGTGTTATATGGTTTGAGCTCCAACAACCTAGCGCCAAAAATTTTCACCAAAACGAATAAGTCTGGTGTACCGTATTTTTCGGTATTGGTAAGTGCAGCATTCGGAGTTTTAGCATATCTAAATGTGTCAGATCATGCAGTGAAGGCCTTCGATTGGCTTGTAAATATCACTGCAGTCGCAGGGTTCTTTACATGGCTCTTAATTTCCCTTTCCCATATCCGTTTCATGCAGGTTCTCAAAGACCGTGGGATCTCGAGAAACGACTTGCCCTTCAAGGCGAACCTAATGCCTTGGGGAGCGTACTACTCGTCCTTTTTCATTGTTGTGATTATCCTAACTCAGGGTATGGAAGCATTTGCGCCCAAGTTTTCCTTCCCAGACTTCATCGCGTACTACATCTCCCTTTTCATTTTCATAGTATGCTTCGTGATCTTCCAATTTTTCGTATTCCGCAATCGTATTATACACACTAAGGACGACGTCGACATAGACACTGATAGAAGAGAGATAGATGACATGGTTTGGATCGAAGATGAAACACCAAAAACGATATGGGGAAAGATATGGAAGATCATTACATGA